DNA from Physeter macrocephalus isolate SW-GA chromosome 15, ASM283717v5, whole genome shotgun sequence:
TTACCAGCACCCCGAAATTCCACAGAATCATAAGGACAAACCTGAGATGTGTGTGTAGACccagaaaaaaaagatggtttcATAATCTCTGCTTTACCATAAAGTTTTTCTATTGTCCTTTTAACAAATCCTTTACTATATTCTTTCTCTTGGGCCATATCCTCACCACCATCACTGGATGTTTTATATGACTGTTCATTCTCACTGTCTTGTCTATAATCTGACCAATCAGAAGTCCCTGACCTTttgaagtcatttttaaaattaaggagaGACTCTGCAAAACTTCCAGTTTCCATGCTTTCCACCATCTTTTTTACTCTCATTTCAGTTTCTCCTTCAATGAGCTGCTTTTCAGTATTTTGCTTAGAATCATAGCAAAATACTAAAGATGGTGGTGCTGCCAGCCTCCTACTGATTGTCTCACAAATGAcaccattccttccttcttcttctgtaATGTTCCTGCTGGAGACTTTGATCAATTCCAAATTTTTACTAGCCTCTAACTCCTTTTGGATCAATTCTTCAGTAGCTTGCTCTCCTGAATTTACCTTTGTATTAAAGATATCAGTGTTCTGGTTTTCTAATTCTTCAGAAGATTCCAATTCTGAAATGTTTCTTTCACTTGATGTCATGCTGTTGGTTATTGAGCCTGGTTCTTCAGAAGTCTTTGAGTCTTCCTTATCAAAAGATGTATATGCATTTTTATCCTGAAATTTCTttaatgaacaatttttaaattcatctagAGAACTATGTTTCCTATGAAGTTCTGGTTCAGTTGCATCTTGGAAAAAGCCACCGTGGCTTAAATTACTGACATTTTGGTGTGACACCAATATACTAAAGCTATGTTTATACCCAGGGTCTGCCAAAATATTTAGGTCTTTCTGAACTTCACCAACTCTTTCTAACTCTTTGGTCAATTCCAAATTATCAGtatatgtgttttctttggaatttAAAAAGTCACTGGTATTGAAGACTTTGATGGGAATGTAGGCCTCATCAACTGGGCAAGCCGTCTCACAGATACGGTTTTCCTCATAAGCACAAGCCTTATGAGAAGACACAGTGCCAGTAAGTGAAGAAACCTCTCCTAGGAAACAAGCCTTATTCATGGAGGTCTGATCCGTGGTACAGCCATCACTGGGGAAAGAATTATCACTGAGGTCCCAAGTCTCTTTTGGAGGATAAGTCTTATTCACAGTGCACACCTCACATGGAGAGCAAGTCACCTCTGAAACACAGACTTCAGAGACACTGTCCTCACTCGCAGAACAGCCTCCATCTAAAgagattttctgtgttttctcattttcaatgCATTTAGGAACTATCTGAATGTTGGGTGTAGAACAATTTGCAGAAAGATCTACTGGAACCATGTCCTGTTCTTTCTCAGTGAGTCCAAAGTGATTTGTGGTTGATTCCACTAAACTGGCAACAGCAGCCTTCAAGTCATCTGCTTCCTCTGTGACGGCAATGTGCTTCAGAACCTCCAACAACGCAAGTATTTCTGAAGTTCTGCTGGTAGTCTTGTGAGCATCACCTCGACAGAAGCTATTCATACCTCCCTTTAGGTTTAGCACCAGGAGCCAAGCTAGAAGAACATTAGTAGATGAATTATATATCGGAGAAGGAAAGCGAATATCTGCAAGTGAACCTGGCATTTGAACAACTCCATTCTGAGTCTTGTGACCACTAGGAACTAAAGCTTGCAGTTGGCGAACCAACCAGACTGGTAACAGGTGTTTTGGAGTGTCCTCTTCCGTAAGATCTACTTGAATGGCAGCCTCTACACTTTGCCCTTTTGTAGCTAGGTTTATGTCTTTGTAAACAAGGTTTACCTCTTGTCCTGACTTTTCAGCAGATACCTGACTTTTAGTATTAGCATCATCAATAGCTGACTGTGACAAAGTACGATATTCATGGATGGAAAGCAAGTAAGCATCCTTCAGAGATTCAGCCTGGCTCCCATAGAGATCTTTGGTAAGTTCTTCACTGTTTTCTTTGTCAAAAGATGTACCAACCTCTTTCCCTAGATTATCTCCTGTCAAACTGACATTTTCAGTTATATGTTTATTACCTTCCAGgacaaaattatttccttttccagaacTTTTGTGGGAATTATTTCTTGGAAAACAACTGTTGTTATAACCTACCACACTCCTTTCCTTTGTGCATATTGGAGCTGACTGTCTAGGTTGCAAAGCTGAATCTGAACTTATGTTCTGCAACCATCTGTGTACataattttgaactgaatgatgaATAATAGCCTCAGGAAAAACAGCTTTTTTCAAAGAAGCTAAGGAATTTGCCCTGGTTGTGACATGTTGTTTACTTACAATAGTATCTGATTTCAACCTatcacctttttgttttttctggcttcttaaaGTTATGTGTGAATTATTAACTTTTGAAACTAAACTCTTCTTTGACGTTCCTCTCAAATACCAAGGTGCTATTTCTGCttgagcctgtggtccacaaaaAGCATTGGGTTTCTGCTCAAGAAAgttaaacatatgaaataaattttcattttcaaaagtatttttgcaATATCTAAATTCATTATGGGAAAACACTTTTTCTCCTCGAccaatttctctttttgtaggTCCTCCTAAGTTTACTTTGTTTAGTGGTCTGGATTTTCTTTTGGCTAAAAGTCCCTGAACCTTAGGATTATGAatagtatttaatttatttctaggGAGATTCCTGGAATTCACAGCATTATTACTTtcggaagaaaaataatttgattcaaTTACCATATCACTTGCATGGAGGTCTTTCTCACAAAATATCTCTCCTTTAAGGGGACTACGTGAATCTTGCAGTATGGTTTCCTGTGCAATTCTACCTCTTGTGTTTATTCTCTTACTCTTCCTGGGGATTCCTTTCCTTGCAATCTCCCCACCCTGATGCTTGGAATTTATCACATGCTGCTGAGATTTCATCTTCTTTTTGCTGGCAATAGATGATGAaatctgcttttcattttctggaagttttGTTAAACCACACTGAGAAAACTCACTAATTAGTTTGTCAATTCTTGTGGTGACAGTAGACGATCCTACTGAAGCTGGGGTCTCTGAAATAGTTTTGTCATTTCCAGAGTTGTTACCTGAAGAATGAGTTGCATCTGCTAAAAAAGGGCTGTTACCATAAGTTCTTAAATTCTTGACACTAGTTTTGTTGTCTGCTGTTACACTATCAACTATACCTTCCTCCACAACTGAGTTTTCTGATGTAGTCTGTGGCAAGCCATCATTATGGGACATCTCTAACATCTTCTGACTTGTAATTTCTACAACACCAGCGCTTAGTGCGTTTGATTTGAGCAGtctgctttcctttttcctttctaaagatGACTCTACCTGCTCATTGTTATCAACTTGAACAAGTACTGGTCTATTGGATACTGATGACATTTTACTGCAAGAATGTGTGAACATGTGATACTCAGATTTGTTTTCcccatctttcctttcttcactaTAGGAAAACTGCCCAATCATTTTCTCTTGCACTTCAGTTTCAGATACTAAGGTCACACTCCCTATCACAGATTTCTTTTGCCTGACTCTCCTTGGTCCAGGTGTAGGGGGCCTATAAAAATGATGTTTCGCTTGATCCTGAGTTCCCTGGGTGGCATTTGTGTCCATAGCAGCATTCTCCCAACTAGCAGAATTGCAAGTTTCAGTATCCTGATCTCTCATTGGACTGTTGATCTCCTCTGCCAAGCTGCCCTCTTGATTATTGCCTTTCTCCAGAGGTGAGACATCTGCAGACAATGAACATGCTGTAATCTTTAAACCAGATGATCCATCATCTGTTCTTCCTGGGAAACTGCTTATCTCACTCTTTTCATCATTATTAGAAAGATCAGCTCTACAGAcagtggttgtccattttatggtcTCCTCCTCTTTTATCTTGAATCGAACTTTCATCTCAACTGTCATAGTACCAtcttgattaaaaataattgatttctCAACATCATCTTCAGAAGGATATATCAATAAATTCtgagaatcatttttttctaaggcCAAGTAATTTTCAGAAGCAAAAGAATGGTCTGAGTAGCAATCATTATTCTGCATTTTGtcagaagaaacagaataaatcTGAGACCTTGGGCTTGAAGGTACATGTGTGCTcactttcaagattttaaaagtaaaagatgcCCCACATCAAAATATAAGGTGGAAGACAGAGAAGTTATAAATATCCAATAGAAGAggcagcaaagaaagaaaacaaaaaataattagtatgaaaaataccatattttctaaatttcatagTAAGATGTTGTTAATTAAGTTTCTCACCTCTATATATTCACTGGTCAATTTCGTTCACTGTAATATCTGGTACATTTCTACAAACTACTCTTTAAAAGAGAACTTATAACTCTACTTCAATGAGGAAATTCACAGAATTTTAATCTTAACGAGTTTAATaaggcaattttaaaagggaaagtaTAAAGTAGAAATTGCTAAGGATTCTAGCAAAAATAAAGGGATTTTTGTGggatttggttttgttgttttattctgTTCACCAGTACTGAAATTGGGGTCTAACCAAGTGTTGCTCACCTAGTCATATAAGCAAGTAATAATTTACGGTGGTATTCATTTTCCTACCTGTGTATATCGAAGAGAGATATCTATACCattatgaaagtaaaaacatttttagaatttattttaaaggctagGTTAATctagtaataattattaatttagcATTCATTTTGTATAATCAGTGCATTTAATTTAATATCAGTCACAAAAGAGAACAGAGCTAGTCAAAGACCCAgatatctaggtattttttttaatgtgtacctCTAGAGATAACCTTGGAACTCATGCTTTCTAAACTCAGTCAGATTAGTAGTTTGTATAGATGTGCACATGCTTACCGTCAATTAAATACCTTTAGTTTCAAATTATAAGCCTAGAGATACTTCCTCTTATTTTTAGTATACTTTcaccaaaattataaatgaaaatgtctcactcatcattttttaaagtaaaacttaaCAAAGCCCTCAGATTCCCTGAAGCCATTAAAAATCATGCTCAGAAACCCACATCAGACAGAAGACAATAAAATCATTTTGATGAAATGACCAAGGTGAACTAGCACTACCCTGCACATAAGATATTGGGCAGCTGATGCCAACGAAACAGACACATGAACAATTGGCTATTTAGTATATCCATGAAATAACTAAAGAACAACAGTAAGGAACAGTTGAGTCTGCCTAGTTTAGCAATAAGTAAAGGAATTAACACCACTTAAAATGTGTATCATTCCAcgtttacttaaaataaaaattaaaaaggaagtgtAAATGGCAATCAACACGTTCGCCTGGAGCTAAAATACTGAGCACTGTGAATAATGAGATCAGCTCTGCCTGAAAAAGGGAATTTACAGCCTATCCCACACTCCTGGGTGCCAAGAGGCACTCCTCCCCTATCCAAAGGATAACGTCTCATTGGACGGCATCTCCTAAGGAACTATCAACCCAGAGTACTGTTAACCAGCATGAACTGGCTgtatgaacctttttttttttaataaataaaaagtggatTTAAGGGCCTGTGATTTTTACTGGAATAACTTCAGAAAGTAGAGCATGTATGTAGTtagaggtttctttctttttttttttttggtcacacagtgcggcatgcaggatcttagttccctggacagggttcgaacccgtgccctcttctgcagtggaagcgtggagtcctagccactggacagccagggaatttccagagattttttttaaatacgtCGATCAACTAACCTGAGCTCAGCTATGATCTGCATGGTATTATTTAGAGAAAACTCTGCAACTACCAGAGTGTCACTTACACATATTTCACGGAATTTAGAATTCCTCTCTAAATCAATGGTGGCACTATGATCTTTTATCTAGGTATtagatgcaaaaacaaaaacagaaaaataaataaataaacctcatCAATTTAAACAGATATATCATTGACTGATTGActtcaaaaaatctttttaaaaaaattatcagatgATCTCTACGACTCTCTCCAGCTACAAATATAACAAATTTCAGTTTAGAATGTTTTGATCCTCTCCTTTTCTGTGATGAAGGAAATCGGTCAATTAAgatgaatttttgttgttgagattaaaaaaaaaaacaactcagggTTACAAATAAGGACTATATATTTAAGTGACTTACTCTTTCTGCTTTCTGACCTCGCATTTCTCTTGGGGTACACACGGTGAGAGATTATCCCCGGTACTCTAGCAGGAAGCAAGTACTTTTGGATGTCATAATTTCCTGGTTTAAATGGCTCCCTTCCTGCTGCCACCACAGCTCCAGAGCTCAGGATCACAGCCTGGAGACTGGGAACCTAGGGGGAAAATATCAAAGAGTTATGGTCCTGACATGAGCAGCATGAAGTTTTGTTCTTTCCATACGGTGAGTTTATAACTGATTAACTCAACAGCCTCCTGGGTTTGAAAGTGATAATCACTCACCACTCACTGGGCACCAAATGACGTATACAAAATACCGAAgaaccaaaggggaggggggaagggggtgttAGACCAACACCCGTCTTCAGCCCACAGCTGGCACAGGCCCACCGGTCTTCTGCCATCATAACCAAAGAAACCTTTAAAGAGTACACAGTACTGCCCCTGTCCTCCCCACCCAAGCATCCAGCTGGGAAAGGGCCTGACGGACACACCAGGACCAGGAAAGTGACACAGGTCACAGGAAAAGGCTTTCTGTACCCAAAAGAATGTCACTACTGGCCACGCCTTTTCAAGAAATATcgtcgagggcttccctggtggcgcagtggttgcgcgtccgcctgccgatgcaggggaaccgggttcgcgccccggtctgggaggatcccacatgccgcggagtggctgggcccgtgagccatggccgctgagcctgcgcgtcccgagcctgtgctccacaacgggagaggccgcaacagagggaggcccgcataccacaaaaaaaaaaaaaaagaaatatcgtcGAGACAGATTCTGTGCCAACACATTCTATAACGCGAGGCTCAGAGAACTGAGCGTgcgaggggaaaaaaaagagcccCACGGGGCCCAAGCCTTGTTGCATTGACCCGGAAACGAAGAACGGCCACCGGGGGGAGCCAGCGCCCTCCCATGAGCAGGGAGCACGCAGGCACGCAAGCACACGCACAGGCCCGGGAAAAGCCTTCCTTCCCCGGGGCCGCCATCACGTCCCTCACGATGCTCACCTTCCTTCCGTCCGTGGCGTAGAGCTTGGTCACCGGGCGCTGCATGACTTCCGTCAGGTGCTGCAGAAAGGCCTCGAAGCTCTGCGTGACCCTCCTGCTCAGGAAGACTGCGCGCCTCGTCTTCGGGTCGCCATTCATGAAGACCACTAGCCTCCGCGGCGCGCGCAGCATGCCGGGAGCGGCGGGAGCGGCGGCGGCGCGTGCGCGCTGCGCGTGCGCGCTGAGTGCCCGGCTGCTGAGCCAGGGCCGCGGGCGCTGGCGGGCCTTGTCCAGGTCTACCGGCTGCATCTTCCTGCCGTGGGAGCACAGGTACGACTGGCCgtcctccagctcctccaggcACGTGATGCTGTGCCTTCCTCGGGGGGTGCTGATGTTCCTCACCCCGAAGGGTAGAGGCACCTTCCCCGACAAGTTATCCAGCAGAGCATCCAATGTCTTGAAAGAACGAGGGTTCAGCACCACCCGGACGCCGCCAAATTGCGGGTCTCCGCTCTTGTAGAAGCTGATCCTTTTGGCCACTACAGGCTGAGTGACGCCCAACTGGCGAGGAGAAGGAACCTGACCTTCAGAAGAAATCCGACGAATCATGGAAAAACTGGTGGAAGGAGTTTCACTCATTTTGGTTGAGAcctggagagggaaggaaattATTCATCTTCACACCGTGAAGAGTAGGTGCTAATGCTAAAGCCAGCTACCGATAGCTGTTCCTcgaatttcattcattcattcattgattcattcattgtaCCTATCTATTTTGAAAGATAACTTTCGGGGcttaaaataagacataaaagCAGCAGTTAAGTAAGGGTATTTATaattgaaacattaaaaacaaccTAAAGACACTAATAAGGGCCTAGGTAGATAAATCATGATGTATACACCCATGGAAAATTATGAGCCGTTGAACATGGCtttatttattggcatagaaAAATGGTCATGACCTAtttattactaagtgaaaaagcagCTTATAGAATACACATGCTATGCCATTGACAATGTGTACAATATTTATTATACTAAAAGAAGAAAGTCTGAAGTATATACACCCCATTGTTGATGGTGGTTATCTCTGATGGCAGAGCTATGGataatgtttgtgttttttatacatTGCCAAATTTTGTGAATCTTTAAAATTAGCAGGTATTGTTGAATAGTTAAAAAGTCAGAAACCATCATCCAATGAGAAAAGAGAGTTTTGCAACTGATCGATTTAGTTCTGCACGTCCTGGCAgttaaagaaaagggagaaaacaggaaaagttTATAAAGTCCAAATTGTCTGTTGGATGGAATCAAATGAACTCATCTAGAGGATATTAGCTCCTGATAGTAAATTCTAGAAggaatgtattatatatatcCTTAAATAAGGGCCATGTTAAGGTAGTGTAAGATGTTTCCATTACAGATTGTAGAACATGCAGGTAAATTATCTAACACACTACTAATCTTACTTTGGGAAACGCTgcactaaacaaatatttttagaatgaatgaCATTACTATGGGCTGCTTAGAATGGTGCAATCTGGTTACTGCTCCCTGTAGTGGTTCTAAAGTGAGCACTTCAGGAGGGAATTTAAGAGAGCCATTTTCACCAATCACTGAGgtttttctcttccactttccAAGTGAGGCCAGAGTCTGACTGACAAGTGAGCAGCTTGTGGGAGGGTTTATCTGATGCTGGGCTTGTTTTTCATTGGTAGCATAGTGTGgctattttctgttgttttaaatcaaTGTAATTATTGGTGTCTTTTGACAGAGTAAGAATGCCCTGCAGCCTTGAAGACAAATTgaacaaactaaataaatatgatCAGTATtaacagagatgaacaaggcaTGTCTGTcattataaatcagctataaATCTGGCCCAAATCACCTAGTTAAATGTTTGCAAGCTGTTGTCTAAGACTCTTCATTTATCTCCAATACGATTTACAAGTCTCATTTATATGTAACTTAGGAAAATGCATTCAGAGATGAGCCTAGAAATTAGATGtgtctccccttctctcttcccaagCAGTTTAAAGTAATGATAACACTTAAGACACTAAAGGCACCTGTAGCAGGCATGCGCATCAGGAGCTGGGGAATCCAGCTTTGCAGTGGAGTCAGCAAAACCTCAATCTCCCCTCATCCTCAGCTGATAAACTGTGCCGTGCCCTGAATCTCCAGGCCCTCACCCGCTGTGAAAGGGATgaattccttcagtatttaaaCAAGACTTCAGAACTCTTTGCCTCTAACTACTTTTTAGGTTGGTTTACTtagtatttatttgaaaatattttacatgaataaTGTTTGAGGCACATTTTTCACCtaattttggaaattatatttatctatatgtaAGTGCGTATAGTGAGGCCTTTAATTCCAGTCGTTTTCTGCCTGGATCTCACTATTTGTGGAGAGCTGTTGACCTGGTCGTCATGTTGACAGCACAGTTATGTGAGCTGATATGctaagggttttgttttggggttttttttggttttgaattcTTCGTTTTGGGCtaaaataagagaaaggagatTTTGTGCTGGGACCAGAAAGGAGACCATGGAAGATAGGGTCAACTGGAGGGAAGAAATGGCCCCCATTGTCCCTATCCCACTGCTGCCCAGTCCTGATCATTGGTTTTGAACCTGATGCATGAAGGGAAGAAGCTAAAGTTACCACATCCTGGGAAGATGCCATATGCCCAGCAGTGGAGCGTTTACAGAACAAGTACTTGCAGCAGGGTAGTGGCCAGGCACCTTGATGAGGAAGCTGTAGCAAAAGCAAAGTGAAAATGCAAGTTCCTCTGGTCCTAGTTGCATGTAAGAGGATCTCTGGGAACTCCTAGGAGTCACTGGGGGAAGTTTTGGAGAGTGGTGAGATTTTGCATACGTGTGGGTAAGGTTTAAGAGCCTATGGTGAGGTGGCCATTGCACAGAGCATGGTGAAGAGTCAGTATTAGGGGTGAATAAAAGGATCTCTGTGCATACAGTGCACAGTATCATCACTGCGGAACAGAGTGCAAAGTTGATGCATTCCAGAGGGAGTGTTTCAGCCTTCGCCTTGACATCATCATATGTATGTCCTACAGTGTCCATGGGAAAATCACAGAGCAATTCAGTAGCACAACTGAGGAAGAGTCACGGTACCATGAAAACATCAAGGAGAGATGCTGAGGGTGGGAAGAGGTGGCGGCCTCCAGAGGAAGAGCTGTGTACAGCTGAGGTGCCAGAGGCACAGAGTGGGGGGATGCCCTCCAGGGAGAAGGCAGGGATTAGCGCAGCCCAGACGCGGTCAGTCAGCCTTGACAGGAGGGTGTCCGCTTTTGTGAAACAGAGCTACCAGCCTCCGCAACTTTTGGCTACCCTGTCTTAGTAGTGCACCTTTCGTAATCAGCTTTAAAGACTAATCGGAATTATTTggatggaaatttttttaatgtttctttacaTACATTTTAGATAATAAGGTTTATTCTTTGCCCTCTGAAATCTGATAATGCAGTAGGATACTTAGGGGCTATGTAGGGAACAAAAAAACTGAGTACTTAAAGTGGTCTAATTCTTCTCCCAGCAGGTTATGCTgagggagaagtggaggtggaCTGAGGGAAACGAGGAAGCTGGGATCTTAAGGCCCTCTACTTTCCTCACCACTCACTGCCCTAGAGGTAGCAAAGGACCCAGTTAACAGTTTCTTGCCTCCAGCCCAAATTATATTGAAATCTTCTTCTAATGGCCTGACGCTGGCTATCGATATCTTTCCCACTTCTCTGCAAGCTCTTCATTGCCTACAGTCAGACCACGGACCTGTCATGGATACTTGCATTGCTTTTTAACATAAAgcggatttttttttaacacccttGGTTTCACTAGGTTCAACCATTGTTATGCTGATCCGTGCCTTCATTGGTCTGAATCATCTGTGCTGCTCAGAGCTAAATAGTTGCCTCTACCAAGAGGGCTGTACCTTCTCTCCACTACTCACTTGACAAAACAGATGACGGATTCACAAGATGCAGGTGCATCATGTCctaatgatatttttaatttttctagcatGTAGTAGGAATTCAAgcaattcagaaagaaaaatgaagtagaaaacaaaacataagagAGGTATATTCATAATGTTCTATAGCAATTCAGAGATCTGATGCTGCAAGAAAAAGTAGTTCATCTCACAGGTCATAACGCTGTGGGGTGGCCTTGGGGGTGAGGGCTCAGAAGAGAAGCACACGGCAGCCACAGCGCTGCTAAAGCACAAGCAGCTTCCTCCTTCTTAAGGTATTGCACAGATTGCTCTAAAGAGTTAACAGAgcttttataatcagaagaaaacaaaactttaccCATGTTTTAATACACTCGAACTGCTTGATTTCCTGATACTGAAGTTCCCTCCTACTTTAGTATCAGCATATTGTGAAGGTTTCTTGCATATTTGGGTAAAGATAATATTAgcagtatttattgtttttctaacGGTTACATACAGAACACAAATATGTAGGCTAGatatgtaaaataaagtaaaactggctaaaatagattattttcaaaataaagattttaaatagttttgtACTTACCAGAACTTGAAACTTCCcttataaaggaaaagatgggtTAAGTTGTTTGAATAATTCCCATAAATGTTACCGGATATGTAACCTGCTTGTTTCGTGCAAGGAAACTAATGTCTTTGGATTTATTCTTAGTGTATCCACTCAGGGATTGAGTACAGCCAATTAATTTAATCCGAGGTGATGCTAATCACCAGACAGAATTCACCTTAAAGGGACCATAGCCAGAAACAAGCCAGTTCCCGGCATGCCCCACAGTTCTGAAATCTTCCTAGTTAGCTGCCCTTGCATTGCACCTTGCTTACCTAGTATCATTCTCAGGAGAAAATACTTCGCCAATTCATAAGCATTTCCCTCCCAGACAGCCTTAAgtcctcattcatttttattaaagagaaaaagttgTTACGCTGCTAAAAATGACATTTTGTCATTCTTTGATAAGCAAGTCTGAGTCAGTATTTACTCATGgtagtcattaaaaagaaaagaacctaagccttttgcttttgttttgttttgttgctttacttttaaaactctaggtgttttttttttaattggagtataattgctttacaatgttgtgttagtttctgctgtacaatgaactGTATCGGCTCTATGTATACgtgtatctcctccctcttgggcctcccttcccccctcaatcccacccatctaggtcatcacagagcaccaagctgagctccctgtgctatatagtaggttcccactagctatctactttacacatggtagtgtatttatgtcaaacctaatctcccaattcatcccaccctccccttccccaccaccgtgtccacacatccattctctacatctgcgtttctattcctgccctgaaaataggttcatctgtaccatttgtttagattccacatatgtgttaatatatatttgtttttctctttctgatttacttcactctgtatgacagactctagatccatccacatctctacaaatgacccaatttcgttcctttttattgctgagtaatattccactgtgtgtgtgtgtgtgtgtgtacacacacacacacacacacacacacacacacaccccacttcagactatactacaaagctacagttatcaagacagtatggtactggcacaaaaacagaaatgtagatcaatggtacagtatagaaagctcagagataaacccacgtacctatggtcacctaatctatgacaaaggaggcaagaatatacagtctcttcaataagagactggacatctacatgtaaaagaatgaaattagaatactacctgttcctttttattgctgagtaatattccactgtgtgtgtgtgtgtgtgtg
Protein-coding regions in this window:
- the RP1 gene encoding oxygen-regulated protein 1, producing the protein MSETPSTSFSMIRRISSEGQVPSPRQLGVTQPVVAKRISFYKSGDPQFGGVRVVLNPRSFKTLDALLDNLSGKVPLPFGVRNISTPRGRHSITCLEELEDGQSYLCSHGRKMQPVDLDKARQRPRPWLSSRALSAHAQRARAAAAPAAPGMLRAPRRLVVFMNGDPKTRRAVFLSRRVTQSFEAFLQHLTEVMQRPVTKLYATDGRKVPSLQAVILSSGAVVAAGREPFKPGNYDIQKYLLPARVPGIISHRVYPKRNARSESRKMSTHVPSSPRSQIYSVSSDKMQNNDCYSDHSFASENYLALEKNDSQNLLIYPSEDDVEKSIIFNQDGTMTVEMKVRFKIKEEETIKWTTTVCRADLSNNDEKSEISSFPGRTDDGSSGLKITACSLSADVSPLEKGNNQEGSLAEEINSPMRDQDTETCNSASWENAAMDTNATQGTQDQAKHHFYRPPTPGPRRVRQKKSVIGSVTLVSETEVQEKMIGQFSYSEERKDGENKSEYHMFTHSCSKMSSVSNRPVLVQVDNNEQVESSLERKKESRLLKSNALSAGVVEITSQKMLEMSHNDGLPQTTSENSVVEEGIVDSVTADNKTSVKNLRTYGNSPFLADATHSSGNNSGNDKTISETPASVGSSTVTTRIDKLISEFSQCGLTKLPENEKQISSSIASKKKMKSQQHVINSKHQGGEIARKGIPRKSKRINTRGRIAQETILQDSRSPLKGEIFCEKDLHASDMVIESNYFSSESNNAVNSRNLPRNKLNTIHNPKVQGLLAKRKSRPLNKVNLGGPTKREIGRGEKVFSHNEFRYCKNTFENENLFHMFNFLEQKPNAFCGPQAQAEIAPWYLRGTSKKSLVSKVNNSHITLRSQKKQKGDRLKSDTIVSKQHVTTRANSLASLKKAVFPEAIIHHSVQNYVHRWLQNISSDSALQPRQSAPICTKERSVVGYNNSCFPRNNSHKSSGKGNNFVLEGNKHITENVSLTGDNLGKEVGTSFDKENSEELTKDLYGSQAESLKDAYLLSIHEYRTLSQSAIDDANTKSQVSAEKSGQEVNLVYKDINLATKGQSVEAAIQVDLTEEDTPKHLLPVWLVRQLQALVPSGHKTQNGVVQMPGSLADIRFPSPIYNSSTNVLLAWLLVLNLKGGMNSFCRGDAHKTTSRTSEILALLEVLKHIAVTEEADDLKAAVASLVESTTNHFGLTEKEQDMVPVDLSANCSTPNIQIVPKCIENEKTQKISLDGGCSASEDSVSEVCVSEVTCSPCEVCTVNKTYPPKETWDLSDNSFPSDGCTTDQTSMNKACFLGEVSSLTGTVSSHKACAYEENRICETACPVDEAYIPIKVFNTSDFLNSKENTYTDNLELTKELERVGEVQKDLNILADPGYKHSFSILVSHQNVSNLSHGGFFQDATEPELHRKHSSLDEFKNCSLKKFQDKNAYTSFDKEDSKTSEEPGSITNSMTSSERNISELESSEELENQNTDIFNTKVNSGEQATEELIQKELEASKNLELIKVSSRNITEEEGRNGVICETISRRLAAPPSLVFCYDSKQNTEKQLIEGETEMRVKKMVESMETGSFAESLLNFKNDFKRSGTSDWSDYRQDSENEQSYKTSSDGGEDMAQEKEYSKGFVKRTIEKLYGKAEIMKPSFFSGSTHTSQVCPYDSVEFRGAGKVGLYDSEGQPFGPSERVSSNSTVLQKFQEERRDKCDFNNVRASYYGEDIVEHGTEQNGHNRILRDMEEGVLIDKGKWLLKENHLLRVSSLENSGMCGNADTTSVDTLLDNNSSEVLYSHFGNLAPGPNMAELSSSELEDLTQPPELRCNYFNMPHCSDSEPFREDLLDVQNKTRSQERIPNHHAEEKCNHRSERVCTSVTHVFTSAGNKVHPVSGDTIKNQPLPGNNVIHGALQEGDSLDKLYNICGQHCPILTVINQPVNEEHRGFAYCKDSDIENSLSLQLWMKIHPCLLQSNKNMFRDKNDKASSRKAFIDNAIGSTLDWLYFNSTFGLMDKRRKLKRINFLGLEEENNLNKFQSYLKNFLHTFLLVVGHVNSNIQDPGNQTNEIFEVVDENNNVLNNRFQNSRTNLNRVVRENNYHCSFETLGQACLFCQVEASLDISNRSTLEIFYIFEDENLFLWEEEN